One window of the Streptomyces sp. TS71-3 genome contains the following:
- the radA gene encoding DNA repair protein RadA has product MAARTKSGKDRPSYRCTECGWQTAKWLGRCPECQAWGTIEEYGAPAVRTTAPGRVTTSAVPIGQVDGRQATARSTGVPELDRVLGGGIVPGAVVLLAGEPGVGKSTLLLDVAAKAASDDHRTLYITGEESASQVRLRADRIKAIDDHLYLAAETDLAAVLGHLDEVKPSLLVVDSVQTVASPEIEGAPGGMAQVREVAGALIRASKERGMATLLVGHVTKDGAIAGPRLLEHLVDVVLQFEGDRHARLRLVRGVKNRYGTTDEVGCFELHDEGITGLADPSGLFLTRRDEPVPGTCLTVTLEGRRPLVAEVQALTVDSQIPSPRRTTSGLETSRVSMMLAVLEQRGRITALGKRDIYSATVGGVRLTEPAADLAVALALASASADIPLPKNLVAIGEVGLAGEVRRVTGVQRRLAEAHRLGFTHALVPSDPGKIPAGMKVTEVADMSDALRVLPRSRRREAPQESMDRR; this is encoded by the coding sequence ATGGCTGCCCGTACCAAATCCGGCAAGGACCGGCCGTCCTACCGCTGCACCGAATGCGGCTGGCAGACGGCCAAATGGCTCGGCCGCTGCCCCGAATGCCAGGCGTGGGGCACGATCGAGGAGTACGGCGCGCCCGCGGTCCGCACCACGGCCCCCGGCCGGGTCACGACCTCGGCCGTCCCGATCGGCCAGGTGGACGGCCGCCAGGCCACGGCGCGCAGCACCGGCGTCCCCGAGCTTGACCGCGTCCTGGGCGGCGGCATCGTCCCCGGCGCGGTGGTGCTTCTCGCCGGCGAGCCGGGCGTCGGCAAGTCCACGCTGCTGCTGGACGTCGCGGCCAAGGCCGCCAGTGACGACCACCGCACGCTCTACATCACGGGCGAGGAGTCCGCCAGTCAGGTCCGGCTGCGCGCGGACCGCATCAAGGCGATCGACGACCACCTCTACCTCGCCGCGGAGACCGACCTCGCCGCCGTCCTCGGCCACCTGGACGAGGTCAAGCCGTCGCTGCTGGTGGTGGACTCCGTGCAGACCGTGGCCTCGCCGGAGATCGAGGGCGCGCCGGGCGGCATGGCGCAGGTCCGGGAGGTGGCGGGTGCGCTGATCCGCGCCTCCAAGGAGCGCGGCATGGCCACCCTCCTGGTGGGCCACGTCACCAAGGACGGCGCCATCGCGGGCCCCCGCCTGCTGGAGCACCTGGTGGACGTCGTGCTGCAGTTCGAGGGCGACCGGCACGCGCGCCTGCGCCTGGTCCGCGGCGTCAAGAACCGCTACGGCACCACGGACGAGGTCGGCTGCTTCGAGCTGCACGACGAGGGCATCACCGGCCTCGCCGACCCCTCGGGGCTCTTCCTCACCCGCCGTGACGAGCCGGTGCCCGGCACCTGCCTGACGGTCACCCTGGAGGGGCGCCGCCCGCTGGTCGCGGAGGTGCAGGCGCTCACCGTCGACTCCCAGATCCCGTCACCCCGGCGCACGACCTCGGGCCTGGAGACGTCCCGGGTGTCGATGATGCTGGCGGTGCTGGAGCAGCGCGGGCGGATCACCGCGCTCGGCAAGCGCGACATCTACTCGGCGACGGTCGGCGGCGTGCGGCTCACCGAGCCGGCGGCGGACCTCGCCGTGGCTCTGGCGCTGGCCAGCGCCAGCGCCGACATCCCGCTGCCGAAGAACCTGGTGGCAATCGGCGAGGTGGGCCTCGCGGGCGAGGTGAGACGGGTCACAGGCGTCCAGAGGCGGCTCGCCGAGGCGCACCGGCTGGGCTTCACCCACGCCCTCGTACCGTCCGATCCCGGGAAGATACCGGCCGGTATGAAGGTCACCGAAGTAGCCGATATGTCCGATGCGCTGCGGGTACTGCCCAGGAGCCGTCGGCGGGAGGCCCCCCAGGAGTCGATGGACCGCCGGTAG
- the disA gene encoding DNA integrity scanning diadenylate cyclase DisA: MAANERASAPGKTGGSGADGLMRASLSAVAPGTALRDGLERVLRGNTGGLIVLGSDKTVEAMCTGGFVLDVEFTATRLRELCKLDGGIVLDKDITKILRAGVQLVPDPTIPTEETGTRHRTADRVSKQVGFPVVSVSQSMRLIALYVDGQRRVLEDSAAILSRANQALATLERYKLRLDEVAGTLSALEIEDLVTVRDVTAVAQRLEMVRRIATEIAEYVVELGTDGRLLALQLDELIAGVEPERELVVRDYVPTPTAKRSRTVEEALSELDSLSHGELLELPTVARALGYTGAPETLDSAVSPRGFRLLAKVPRLPGAIIDRLVEHFGGLQKLLAASVDDLQTVDGVGEARARSVREGLSRLAESSILERYV, from the coding sequence GTGGCAGCCAACGAACGGGCGTCGGCTCCCGGCAAGACCGGGGGCTCCGGTGCCGATGGGCTGATGCGCGCCTCGCTGAGCGCCGTCGCGCCGGGCACCGCGCTGCGCGACGGGCTGGAGAGAGTCCTGCGCGGCAACACCGGCGGACTCATCGTGCTCGGATCCGACAAGACCGTCGAAGCCATGTGCACCGGCGGTTTCGTACTGGACGTGGAGTTCACGGCGACGCGGCTGCGGGAGCTGTGCAAGCTCGACGGCGGCATCGTGCTCGACAAGGACATCACCAAGATCCTGCGCGCCGGCGTCCAGCTCGTGCCCGACCCCACGATCCCCACCGAGGAGACCGGCACGCGCCACCGCACGGCCGACCGGGTCAGCAAGCAGGTGGGCTTCCCCGTCGTCTCCGTGTCGCAGTCGATGCGGCTGATCGCCCTGTACGTGGACGGGCAGCGGCGGGTGCTGGAGGACTCCGCTGCGATCCTGTCCCGCGCGAACCAGGCGCTGGCCACCCTGGAGCGGTACAAGCTGCGGCTCGACGAGGTGGCCGGGACGCTCTCCGCGCTGGAGATCGAGGACCTCGTCACCGTCCGCGACGTCACGGCGGTGGCGCAGCGCCTTGAGATGGTGCGGCGCATCGCGACCGAGATCGCGGAGTACGTCGTCGAGCTCGGCACGGACGGGCGGCTGCTAGCCCTCCAGCTGGACGAGCTGATCGCCGGGGTGGAGCCCGAGCGGGAACTCGTCGTGCGGGACTACGTGCCGACACCCACGGCCAAGCGGTCCCGGACGGTCGAGGAGGCGCTGTCCGAGCTGGACTCGCTCTCCCACGGGGAGCTTCTCGAACTGCCAACGGTGGCCCGAGCACTCGGCTACACCGGCGCGCCGGAGACGCTGGACTCCGCGGTCTCGCCCCGGGGTTTCCGGCTGCTCGCCAAGGTGCCGCGGCTGCCCGGGGCGATCATCGACCGGCTGGTCGAGCACTTCGGGGGCCTCCAGAAGCTGCTGGCGGCCAGCGTCGACGACCTCCAGACGGTGGACGGGGTCGGGGAGGCGCGGGCCCGGAGCGTGCGGGAGGGGCTGTCTCGGCTGGCGGAGTCGTCGATCCTGGAGCGGTACGTATAG
- a CDS encoding sugar phosphate isomerase/epimerase — MAEPVVRIPEAKVALSTASVYPEPTATAFETAARLGYDGVEVMVWTDPVSQDIEALRRLADYHRMPVLAIHAPCLLVTQRVWSTDPWTKLKRAKSAAERLGAATVVVHPPFRWQRQYARDFVDGIWRMANETDIRFAVENMYPWRYRDREMLAYAPDWDVTNHDYRHFTVDLSHTATARTDALDMVDRMGDRLGHVHLADGAGSNKDEHLVPGRGTQPCAELLERLATTGFDGHVVVEVNTRRAMSSAEREADLAEALAFTRLHLASSRGAQDVARS, encoded by the coding sequence GTGGCTGAACCCGTCGTACGCATCCCCGAGGCGAAGGTCGCCCTGTCGACGGCCTCCGTATATCCGGAGCCGACGGCAACGGCCTTCGAGACCGCCGCACGCCTCGGTTACGACGGCGTGGAGGTCATGGTGTGGACCGATCCCGTCAGCCAGGACATCGAGGCGCTGCGCCGCCTCGCGGACTACCACCGCATGCCCGTCCTGGCCATCCACGCCCCCTGCCTGCTCGTCACCCAGCGGGTGTGGTCGACCGACCCCTGGACGAAGCTGAAGCGCGCGAAGTCCGCCGCTGAGCGCCTGGGGGCGGCCACCGTCGTCGTCCACCCGCCGTTCCGCTGGCAGCGCCAGTACGCGCGCGACTTCGTCGACGGCATATGGAGGATGGCGAACGAGACGGACATCCGGTTCGCCGTCGAGAACATGTACCCCTGGCGGTACCGCGACCGCGAGATGCTGGCCTACGCCCCCGACTGGGACGTCACCAACCACGACTACCGCCACTTCACCGTGGACCTCTCGCACACCGCGACCGCCCGCACCGACGCCCTGGACATGGTCGACCGCATGGGCGACCGCCTCGGGCACGTCCACCTCGCGGACGGCGCCGGATCCAACAAGGACGAGCACCTGGTGCCGGGCCGGGGCACGCAGCCCTGCGCCGAGCTGCTGGAGCGCCTGGCCACGACCGGTTTCGACGGCCATGTGGTCGTGGAGGTCAACACCCGCCGCGCGATGTCGAGCGCCGAGCGCGAGGCGGACCTCGCCGAGGCGCTGGCGTTCACCCGGCTGCACCTCGCCTCGTCGCGGGGCGCGCAGGACGTGGCCCGGTCATGA
- a CDS encoding TetR family transcriptional regulator: MTDTAPRRRGRPPRAGVDQGPGTRDLILEAARQEFSERGYAKASVRGIAKIAGVDSALVHHYFGTKDQVFEAAVAGAFAPAIIGADALAAGPLDAVGERLTRFVFGIWENPATRAPLLAIVRSAVNHDAAAAVFRRLVAAHLLSRIVRQLDLPDGELRAELAAAQLVGAAMLRYVIKVEPLASVPVDEIITRVAPVVQGHLTGSGGAAT, encoded by the coding sequence ATGACGGACACCGCGCCCCGCCGCCGCGGGCGCCCGCCCCGCGCGGGGGTGGACCAGGGCCCGGGGACCCGGGACCTGATCCTGGAGGCGGCCCGCCAGGAGTTCTCCGAACGCGGCTACGCCAAGGCGTCCGTGCGCGGCATCGCCAAGATCGCCGGGGTGGACTCCGCGCTGGTGCACCACTACTTCGGCACCAAGGACCAGGTCTTCGAGGCCGCGGTCGCCGGTGCCTTCGCGCCCGCGATCATCGGCGCCGACGCGCTGGCCGCGGGGCCCCTCGACGCGGTCGGCGAGCGGCTGACCAGGTTCGTCTTCGGCATCTGGGAGAACCCGGCTACCCGTGCCCCGCTGCTGGCGATCGTCCGCTCCGCGGTGAACCACGACGCGGCGGCCGCCGTGTTCCGCCGCCTCGTCGCCGCCCACCTGCTCAGCAGGATCGTGCGGCAGCTCGACCTCCCCGACGGGGAGCTGCGCGCCGAGCTCGCGGCGGCCCAGCTCGTCGGTGCCGCCATGCTGCGTTACGTGATCAAGGTCGAGCCGCTGGCGTCCGTACCCGTGGACGAGATCATCACGCGCGTCGCACCGGTGGTGCAGGGCCACCTGACGGGCTCCGGCGGCGCCGCGACCTGA
- a CDS encoding class I SAM-dependent methyltransferase, which translates to MDLPRIFTIRESSHRIHNPFDADKLALLGRAIGLVSGARVLDLASGTGEMLCTWARDHGITGTGVDISTVFTEKARARAVELGVADRVGFVHGEARGHVASRPVDVAACLGATWVGDGVPGTVELLGRSLCRGGLMLIGQPYWRLDPPDQETVEACWARSKDDYLSLPAQIEQFGDLGYDVVEMVLADRGSWDRYRAAQWLNLRRWLDENPDDPLAAEVRAELTTSPVRYARYEREHVGWGVFVLMGR; encoded by the coding sequence GTGGACCTCCCACGTATCTTCACCATCCGCGAGAGCAGCCACCGGATCCACAACCCGTTCGACGCCGACAAACTCGCCCTGCTGGGCCGTGCCATCGGCCTGGTGTCCGGAGCGAGGGTGCTCGACCTCGCGAGCGGTACGGGCGAGATGCTGTGTACGTGGGCGCGTGACCATGGGATCACCGGGACCGGTGTGGACATCAGCACGGTGTTCACGGAGAAGGCCCGGGCGCGTGCCGTCGAGCTCGGCGTCGCCGACCGGGTGGGCTTCGTCCACGGCGAGGCCCGCGGCCATGTGGCGAGCCGTCCTGTCGATGTCGCCGCGTGCCTCGGCGCCACCTGGGTCGGGGACGGCGTGCCCGGCACCGTCGAGCTGCTCGGCCGCAGCCTGTGCCGGGGCGGCCTGATGCTGATCGGCCAGCCGTACTGGCGCCTCGACCCGCCGGACCAGGAGACCGTGGAGGCCTGCTGGGCCCGCAGCAAGGACGACTATCTCAGCCTGCCCGCGCAGATCGAGCAGTTCGGCGACCTGGGGTACGACGTGGTGGAGATGGTGCTGGCCGACCGGGGCTCCTGGGACCGGTACCGCGCAGCGCAGTGGCTCAACCTGCGCCGCTGGCTCGACGAGAACCCCGATGACCCGCTCGCCGCCGAGGTGCGGGCCGAGCTCACCACCTCACCCGTCCGCTATGCGCGGTACGAGCGGGAGCACGTGGGGTGGGGGGTGTTCGTGCTGATGGGGCGGTGA
- a CDS encoding Ppx/GppA phosphatase family protein yields the protein MRLGVLDVGSNTVHLLVVDAHPGARPLPAYSHKADLRLAQLLDERDAIGHEGVAMLTETVRDALETAEDKGVEDLLPFATSAVRDAGNADEVLDRVRRETGVNLQVLAGDEEARLTFLAARRWFGWSAGRLLVLDIGGGSLEIAFGIDEDPDAAVSLPLGAGRLTAGWLPGDPPDQAALRALRKHARTEIARVVGEFSRFGKPDHVVATSKTFRQLARIAGAARSADGLYVQRELKRESLEYWVPRLARMTARERAQLPGVSEGRAGQLLAGAVVAEGAMDLFGVDTLEICPWALREGVILRRMDRLPSA from the coding sequence ATGAGACTCGGTGTCCTCGATGTGGGTTCGAACACAGTGCATCTGCTGGTGGTGGACGCACACCCGGGGGCACGGCCCCTGCCCGCCTACTCCCACAAGGCGGATCTGCGGCTCGCTCAGCTCCTCGACGAGCGGGACGCCATAGGGCACGAGGGCGTCGCGATGCTGACCGAGACCGTGCGCGACGCGCTGGAGACCGCCGAGGACAAGGGCGTCGAGGACCTGCTGCCGTTCGCCACCTCCGCGGTGCGCGACGCCGGCAACGCCGACGAGGTGCTGGACCGGGTCCGGCGGGAGACCGGGGTCAACCTCCAGGTGCTCGCCGGCGACGAGGAGGCCCGGCTCACCTTCCTCGCTGCCCGCCGGTGGTTCGGCTGGTCGGCGGGCCGGCTGCTGGTCCTGGACATCGGGGGCGGCTCCCTGGAGATCGCGTTCGGCATCGACGAGGACCCGGACGCCGCGGTGTCGCTGCCGCTCGGCGCGGGCCGGCTGACCGCCGGCTGGCTGCCCGGGGACCCGCCGGACCAGGCGGCCCTCAGGGCGCTGCGCAAGCACGCGCGCACGGAGATCGCGCGGGTGGTGGGGGAGTTCAGCAGGTTCGGCAAGCCGGACCACGTGGTCGCCACCTCCAAGACGTTCCGGCAACTGGCCCGCATCGCCGGCGCCGCACGCTCGGCCGACGGGCTCTACGTGCAACGGGAACTCAAGCGCGAGTCCCTGGAGTACTGGGTGCCCCGGCTGGCCCGCATGACCGCACGGGAGCGCGCGCAGCTCCCCGGGGTCTCGGAGGGCCGCGCCGGGCAACTGCTCGCGGGCGCGGTGGTCGCCGAGGGCGCCATGGACCTGTTCGGCGTGGACACCCTCGAAATCTGCCCCTGGGCACTCCGCGAGGGCGTGATCCTCCGCCGCATGGACCGCCTCCCCTCGGCGTAG